A stretch of Bradyrhizobium sp. AZCC 2262 DNA encodes these proteins:
- the rplF gene encoding 50S ribosomal protein L6: MSRVGKRPVAIPSGVTASVEGQTVKMKGPKGQLQFVVHDDVKVKFESGAVKVAPRLKTNRAQAMYGTARAQVANLVEGVTKGFEKKLEITGVGYRAALQGKNLQLALGYSHDVVYAIPEGITIVVPKPTEITITGTDSQRVGQVAAEIRAYRPPEPYKGKGVKYANEFIFRKEGKKK; this comes from the coding sequence ATGTCACGTGTTGGCAAACGGCCTGTGGCGATCCCGTCCGGTGTGACGGCGAGCGTCGAGGGGCAGACCGTCAAGATGAAGGGGCCGAAGGGCCAGCTTCAGTTCGTCGTGCATGACGATGTCAAGGTGAAGTTCGAGAGCGGTGCGGTCAAAGTCGCGCCGAGGCTCAAGACCAACCGTGCGCAGGCCATGTATGGCACCGCGCGCGCGCAGGTCGCGAACCTGGTCGAGGGCGTCACCAAGGGTTTCGAGAAGAAGCTCGAGATCACCGGCGTCGGTTATCGTGCTGCGCTGCAGGGCAAGAACCTGCAGCTCGCGCTCGGCTACAGCCACGACGTCGTCTACGCGATCCCGGAAGGCATCACCATCGTGGTGCCGAAGCCGACCGAGATCACGATCACGGGCACCGATTCCCAGCGCGTCGGCCAGGTCGCCGCGGAAATCCGCGCCTACCGTCCGCCGGAGCCCTACAAGGGCAAGGGCGTGAAGTACGCCAACGAATTCATCTTCCGCAAGGAAGGCAAGAAGAAGTAA
- the rplO gene encoding 50S ribosomal protein L15 translates to MKLSDIADNAGSRKKRMRVGRGIGSGKGKTSGRGGKGQTARSGVRIKGFEGGQMPLHRRLPKRGFNNIFRLDFAEINLDRLQEAIDAKLVDAKETVTVESLVKAGVIRRAKDGLRLLGRGELKAKLAIEVHGASKSAVAAVEKAGGTVKILAPAKKDEGEAA, encoded by the coding sequence ATGAAGCTCAGCGATATCGCCGACAACGCCGGCTCGCGCAAGAAGCGCATGCGCGTCGGCCGTGGCATCGGTTCCGGCAAGGGCAAGACTTCGGGCCGCGGCGGCAAGGGCCAGACCGCGCGTTCGGGCGTGCGCATCAAGGGCTTCGAGGGCGGCCAGATGCCGCTGCATCGGCGCCTGCCGAAGCGCGGCTTCAACAACATCTTCCGGCTCGACTTCGCCGAGATCAATCTCGACCGGCTGCAGGAGGCGATCGACGCCAAGCTGGTCGACGCCAAGGAAACCGTCACCGTCGAATCGCTGGTGAAGGCGGGCGTGATCCGTCGCGCCAAGGACGGCCTGCGGCTGCTCGGGCGCGGCGAACTCAAGGCCAAGCTCGCGATCGAGGTGCACGGCGCTTCCAAATCCGCGGTCGCGGCGGTCGAGAAGGCCGGCGGCACCGTGAAGATCCTGGCCCCGGCCAAGAAGGACGAAGGCGAGGCGGCGTAA
- a CDS encoding adenylate kinase has product MRLILLGPPGAGKGTQAQRLVQKHRIVQLSTGEMLRAAVAAQTPVGLQAKDIMASGSLVPDEIVIGIISDRLDQPDMKNGFILDGFPRTVPQAAALDELLKKKHIKLDAVVELRVNESALLDRVETRVAEMRARGEEVRIDDTPEVLSKRLANYRTLTEPLIHYYSERRKLLTVDGMMTIEHVTREINRILSAIGAVEPKGAKAAAPAKKAAAAARKTAKPAGKKAAKTAKKAPKAAPKGKKAASRVARKAAAAAKGRGTAMAKKVAKKTPAKASKKVTKKRAKR; this is encoded by the coding sequence ATGAGATTGATCCTTTTGGGTCCGCCGGGCGCGGGCAAGGGCACCCAGGCGCAGCGGCTGGTCCAGAAGCACCGCATCGTCCAGCTCTCGACCGGCGAGATGCTGCGTGCGGCGGTCGCCGCCCAAACGCCGGTCGGCCTGCAGGCCAAGGACATCATGGCCAGCGGCTCGCTGGTGCCGGATGAGATCGTGATCGGGATCATCTCCGACCGCCTCGACCAGCCCGACATGAAGAACGGATTCATTCTCGACGGATTTCCGCGCACGGTGCCGCAGGCGGCAGCGCTCGACGAACTCCTGAAGAAGAAACACATCAAGCTCGATGCCGTGGTCGAATTGCGCGTCAACGAGAGTGCGCTGCTGGACCGCGTGGAGACGCGTGTCGCCGAGATGCGGGCACGCGGCGAGGAAGTGCGAATCGACGATACCCCGGAAGTGCTGTCCAAGCGGCTGGCGAACTACCGCACGCTGACCGAGCCCCTGATTCACTATTATTCGGAGCGGCGAAAGCTCCTGACGGTCGATGGGATGATGACCATCGAGCACGTCACCCGGGAAATCAACCGCATCCTGTCGGCGATCGGGGCCGTGGAACCCAAGGGAGCCAAGGCTGCGGCTCCGGCCAAAAAGGCCGCTGCGGCCGCCAGGAAGACCGCCAAGCCAGCGGGCAAAAAGGCTGCCAAAACGGCCAAGAAGGCCCCCAAAGCCGCTCCAAAGGGCAAGAAAGCAGCCTCCAGGGTGGCCAGGAAGGCTGCCGCGGCCGCCAAGGGGCGGGGAACTGCCATGGCCAAAAAGGTGGCAAAAAAGACACCCGCCAAGGCCTCGAAAAAGGTCACGAAAAAGCGAGCTAAGCGATAG
- the rplB gene encoding 50S ribosomal protein L2: MALKTYNPTTPGQRQLVMVDRSALYKGKPVKALTEGKLGNGGRNNTGRITVRFRGGGHKKSYRLVDFKRNKIDVPAVVERLEYDPNRTAFIALIKYQDGEQAYILAPQRLAVGDTVVAGNYVDVKPGNVMPLGNMPVGTIIHNIEMKIGKGGQIARSAGTYAQIVGRDQDYVILRLNSGEQRLVHGRCRGTIGAVSNPDHMNISIGKAGRTRWLGWRPHNRGVVMNPIDHPHGGGEGRTSGGRHPVTPWGKPTKGKKTRSNKSTNRFILLSRHKRKK; this comes from the coding sequence ATGGCATTGAAAACATACAATCCGACGACGCCGGGCCAGCGCCAGCTGGTGATGGTCGACCGTTCGGCGCTCTACAAGGGCAAGCCGGTGAAGGCGCTGACCGAGGGCAAGCTCGGCAATGGCGGCCGCAACAACACCGGCCGCATCACCGTGCGTTTCCGCGGCGGCGGCCACAAGAAGTCCTACCGCCTGGTGGACTTCAAGCGGAACAAGATCGACGTTCCCGCCGTCGTCGAGCGGCTGGAGTATGATCCGAACCGCACCGCGTTCATCGCGCTGATCAAGTATCAGGACGGCGAGCAGGCCTACATCCTGGCGCCGCAGCGTCTGGCTGTGGGCGACACGGTCGTTGCCGGCAACTATGTCGACGTCAAGCCCGGCAATGTCATGCCGCTCGGCAACATGCCGGTCGGCACCATCATCCACAACATCGAGATGAAGATCGGGAAGGGCGGCCAGATCGCGCGTTCGGCCGGCACCTACGCCCAGATCGTCGGTCGCGACCAGGACTACGTCATCCTGCGCCTGAATTCGGGCGAGCAGCGCCTGGTGCACGGCCGTTGCCGCGGCACCATCGGTGCGGTGTCGAACCCCGATCACATGAACATTTCGATCGGCAAGGCCGGCCGTACCCGCTGGCTGGGCTGGCGTCCGCATAACCGCGGCGTCGTCATGAACCCGATCGACCATCCGCACGGCGGCGGCGAAGGCCGCACCTCGGGCGGCCGCCACCCGGTCACGCCGTGGGGCAAGCCGACCAAGGGCAAGAAGACCCGTTCGAACAAGTCGACCAATCGATTCATTCTCCTAAGCCGCCACAAGCGGAAGAAGTAA
- the rpsH gene encoding 30S ribosomal protein S8 has protein sequence MSTHDPISDLITRIRNAQMRSKSKVSTPGSKMRASVLEVLKSEGYIRGYASVEHASGRSELEIELKYFDGEPVIREIERVSKPGRRVYASVKNLPRVNNGLGISVLSTPKGIMADHAARDANVGGEILFTVF, from the coding sequence ATGTCAACGCACGATCCGATTTCCGATCTCATCACCCGCATCCGCAACGCGCAGATGCGTTCGAAGTCCAAGGTCTCGACCCCGGGCTCGAAGATGCGTGCCAGCGTGCTCGAAGTGCTGAAATCCGAGGGCTACATCCGCGGCTATGCCAGCGTCGAACATGCCTCGGGCCGCAGCGAGCTCGAGATCGAGCTGAAATATTTCGACGGCGAGCCCGTCATTCGCGAGATCGAGCGGGTCTCCAAGCCGGGCCGTCGGGTTTACGCCTCGGTGAAGAATCTGCCGCGGGTGAATAACGGTCTCGGCATTTCGGTGTTGTCGACGCCGAAGGGAATCATGGCTGACCACGCCGCGCGTGACGCGAATGTGGGCGGCGAAATTCTCTTCACGGTGTTCTAG
- the rpsM gene encoding 30S ribosomal protein S13 produces MARIAGVNIPTNKRVLIALQYIHGIGQKNAAEIIEKVKIPEDRRVSQLSDQEVLQIREVIDRDYLVEGDLRRETGINIKRLMDLGCYRGLRHRRGLPVRGQRTHTNARTRKGPAKSIAGKKK; encoded by the coding sequence GTGGCCCGTATTGCCGGCGTGAATATCCCGACCAACAAGCGCGTTCTGATCGCGCTCCAGTACATTCATGGCATCGGCCAGAAGAACGCGGCCGAGATCATCGAGAAGGTCAAGATCCCGGAGGATCGTCGCGTCAGCCAGCTGAGCGACCAGGAAGTCCTGCAGATCCGCGAAGTGATCGACCGCGACTACCTTGTCGAGGGCGATCTTCGCCGCGAGACCGGTATCAACATCAAGCGTCTGATGGACCTCGGCTGCTATCGCGGCCTGCGTCATCGTCGCGGCCTGCCGGTGCGCGGCCAGCGCACCCACACCAACGCGCGCACGCGCAAGGGCCCGGCCAAGTCGATCGCCGGCAAGAAGAAGTAA
- the rplR gene encoding 50S ribosomal protein L18, giving the protein MSLKVTNARRKQRVRNSLRRSANGRPRLSVFRSSKHIYAQVIDDLKGETLASASSLEKTMRDGGNTGANIDAAKAVGKLLAERAVKNGVTEVVFDRGQYLYHGRVKALADAARESGLSF; this is encoded by the coding sequence ATGTCACTCAAGGTCACGAATGCCCGGCGCAAGCAGCGCGTGCGCAACTCGCTGCGCCGGTCCGCCAATGGACGCCCGCGTCTGTCGGTGTTCCGTTCGTCGAAGCACATCTACGCCCAGGTCATCGACGACCTGAAGGGCGAAACGCTGGCTTCCGCCTCGTCGCTGGAAAAGACCATGCGCGATGGCGGCAATACGGGCGCCAACATCGATGCGGCCAAGGCCGTCGGCAAGCTGCTGGCGGAACGCGCCGTGAAGAACGGCGTCACGGAAGTCGTGTTCGACCGCGGCCAGTATCTCTATCATGGGCGCGTCAAGGCGCTCGCCGATGCGGCCCGCGAGAGCGGACTGAGCTTCTAA
- the rpsN gene encoding 30S ribosomal protein S14, whose amino-acid sequence MAKKSSIEKNNRRKRMTKNAAPQRAKLKAIIADKTRPMEERFAATLKLAQMPRNSSATRIRNRCELSGRPRSNYRKNKLSRIALRELGSKGLVPGLVKSSW is encoded by the coding sequence ATGGCAAAGAAGAGTTCGATCGAGAAGAACAACCGGCGCAAGCGGATGACGAAGAACGCCGCCCCGCAGCGCGCGAAGCTGAAGGCGATCATCGCCGACAAGACCAGGCCGATGGAAGAGCGGTTCGCGGCGACGCTGAAGCTCGCCCAGATGCCGCGCAATTCGTCGGCGACGCGGATCCGCAACCGCTGCGAACTGTCCGGCCGCCCGCGCTCGAACTACCGCAAGAACAAGCTTTCCCGCATCGCGCTGCGTGAACTCGGCTCCAAGGGCCTGGTTCCCGGGCTCGTGAAGTCGAGCTGGTAA
- the rplP gene encoding 50S ribosomal protein L16 → MMQPKKTKFRKAHKGRIHGVATSGATLSFGQFGLKAMAPERITARQIEAARRALTRHMKRAGRVWIRVFPDLPVSKKPAEVRMGSGKGTPELWVARVKPGRVIFEIDGVTVQTAKEALSLAAAKLPIKTRFVARIAE, encoded by the coding sequence ATGATGCAACCAAAGAAAACGAAGTTCCGGAAGGCGCATAAGGGCCGTATCCACGGCGTTGCGACTTCGGGTGCGACGTTGTCGTTCGGTCAATTCGGCCTGAAGGCGATGGCGCCCGAGCGCATCACCGCCCGCCAGATCGAAGCCGCGCGCCGCGCGCTGACCCGTCACATGAAGCGCGCCGGCCGCGTCTGGATCCGCGTGTTTCCGGACCTGCCGGTGTCGAAGAAGCCCGCCGAAGTCCGCATGGGCTCCGGCAAGGGTACGCCGGAATTGTGGGTGGCGCGGGTCAAGCCCGGCCGCGTGATTTTCGAGATCGACGGCGTCACGGTGCAGACCGCGAAGGAAGCGCTCTCGCTCGCCGCCGCCAAGCTGCCGATCAAGACGCGCTTCGTCGCGCGCATTGCGGAGTAA
- the rplE gene encoding 50S ribosomal protein L5, with amino-acid sequence MADTAYIPRLRAEYDKSIRGKLTEQFGYANVMQVPRLDKVVLNMGVGDAVNDRKKAETAAGELTQIAGQKAIVTYSRIAIATFKLRENQPIGCKVTLRKVKMYEFIDRLVNVALPRVRDFRGLNPKSFDGRGNYSLGLKEHIIFPEIDFDKVSEARGMDITVCTTAKTDDEARALLTAFNFPFRQ; translated from the coding sequence ATGGCTGATACCGCTTACATACCGCGTCTGCGCGCGGAGTATGACAAGAGCATTCGCGGCAAGCTGACCGAACAGTTCGGCTATGCCAACGTCATGCAGGTGCCGCGGCTGGACAAGGTCGTGCTCAACATGGGCGTCGGCGATGCCGTCAACGACCGGAAAAAGGCCGAGACCGCGGCTGGCGAACTGACGCAGATCGCCGGCCAGAAGGCGATCGTGACCTATTCGCGGATCGCGATCGCGACCTTCAAGCTGCGTGAGAACCAGCCGATCGGCTGCAAGGTCACGCTGCGCAAGGTCAAGATGTACGAGTTCATCGATCGCCTGGTGAACGTGGCCCTGCCGCGCGTGCGCGACTTCCGCGGGCTCAACCCGAAGAGCTTCGACGGCCGCGGCAATTATTCGCTCGGCCTCAAGGAGCATATCATTTTCCCCGAAATCGATTTCGACAAGGTTTCGGAAGCCCGCGGCATGGACATCACGGTCTGCACCACGGCGAAGACCGACGATGAGGCGCGTGCCTTGTTGACCGCATTCAATTTCCCGTTCCGGCAGTGA
- the rpsC gene encoding 30S ribosomal protein S3, with protein MGQKINPIGLRLGINRTWDSRWFAGKNEYGKLLHEDVKIREILHKELKQAAVARIVIERPHKKCRVTIHSARPGVVIGKKGADIDKLRKRVADITASDVVINIVEIRKPELDATLVAESIAQQLERRVAFRRAMKRAVQSAMRLGAEGIRINCSGRLGGAEIARMEWYREGRVPLHTLRADIDYGVATAFTTFGTCGVKVWIFKGEILEHDPMAQDKKMAEGDTARPRRDAA; from the coding sequence ATGGGTCAAAAGATCAATCCAATCGGACTGCGTCTCGGCATCAACCGGACGTGGGATTCCCGTTGGTTCGCCGGCAAGAACGAGTACGGCAAGCTGTTGCATGAAGACGTCAAGATCCGCGAGATCCTGCACAAGGAACTCAAGCAGGCGGCGGTTGCCCGCATCGTGATCGAGCGTCCGCACAAGAAGTGCCGCGTGACGATCCATTCGGCGCGTCCGGGCGTGGTGATCGGCAAGAAGGGCGCCGACATCGACAAGCTGCGCAAGCGGGTTGCCGACATCACGGCTTCCGACGTCGTCATCAACATCGTCGAAATCCGCAAGCCGGAGCTCGACGCCACCCTGGTCGCCGAATCGATTGCGCAACAGCTCGAGCGTCGCGTCGCTTTCCGCCGCGCCATGAAGCGGGCGGTGCAGTCGGCGATGCGTCTTGGCGCCGAAGGCATTCGTATCAACTGCTCGGGCCGTCTCGGCGGCGCCGAAATCGCGCGCATGGAATGGTATCGCGAAGGTCGCGTGCCGTTGCACACGCTTCGCGCCGACATCGATTACGGTGTGGCGACAGCATTTACGACGTTCGGTACCTGCGGCGTCAAGGTCTGGATCTTCAAGGGTGAGATCCTCGAGCACGATCCGATGGCCCAGGACAAGAAGATGGCCGAAGGCGACACCGCACGTCCGCGCCGCGACGCTGCGTGA
- the secY gene encoding preprotein translocase subunit SecY: MVSAAEQLAANLNFGALAKADELKKRIWFTLGALLVYRLGTYIPLPGIDPAIWEQVFKSQAGGILGMFNMFAGGGIHRMAIFALNIMPYISASIIIQLLTTVSPQLEALKKEGEAGRKTLNQYTRYLTVILAAFQSYGIAVGLQGAGNVVSDPGIFFLLSTTITLTGGTMFLMWLGEQITSRGIGNGISLIILAGIVAELPSALANMLELGRQGALSTGLILVVIVMAVAVIAFIVFMERAQRRLLIQYPKRQVGNKMFEGQSSHLPLKLNTSGVIPPIFASSLLLLPATVANFNAGKGPEWFQWLNTQLSHGRPLFLFLYLALIVFFAFFYTAIVFNPTETADNLKKHGGFIPGIRPGERTAEYIDYVLSRITVLGALYLAIVCLIPEILISYASVPFYFGGTSLLIVVSVTMDTVAQVQGYLLAHQYEGLIRKSKLRGRRR, translated from the coding sequence ATGGTCTCAGCAGCAGAACAACTTGCGGCAAACCTCAATTTCGGCGCCTTGGCGAAAGCCGACGAACTGAAGAAGCGCATCTGGTTCACGCTGGGTGCGCTGCTTGTTTATCGGCTCGGCACCTATATCCCGCTGCCCGGCATCGATCCCGCGATCTGGGAGCAGGTGTTCAAGTCGCAGGCCGGCGGCATCCTCGGCATGTTCAACATGTTCGCCGGCGGCGGCATCCACCGCATGGCGATCTTCGCGCTGAACATCATGCCGTACATCTCGGCATCGATCATCATCCAGCTCTTGACCACGGTGTCTCCGCAGCTCGAGGCGCTGAAGAAGGAAGGTGAGGCGGGCCGCAAGACGCTGAACCAGTACACCCGCTATCTGACGGTGATCCTCGCCGCGTTCCAGTCCTACGGCATTGCCGTGGGCCTCCAGGGCGCCGGCAACGTCGTCAGCGACCCCGGCATCTTCTTCCTGCTCTCGACCACGATCACGCTGACCGGTGGCACCATGTTCCTGATGTGGCTCGGCGAGCAGATCACCTCGCGCGGCATCGGCAACGGCATTTCGCTGATCATTCTGGCGGGCATCGTCGCCGAGCTGCCTTCAGCGCTCGCCAATATGCTGGAACTGGGACGCCAGGGCGCGCTCTCGACCGGCCTGATCCTGGTTGTGATCGTGATGGCGGTCGCCGTGATCGCCTTCATCGTGTTCATGGAGCGCGCGCAGCGCAGGCTTCTGATCCAGTATCCGAAGCGTCAGGTCGGCAACAAGATGTTCGAGGGCCAGTCCTCGCATCTGCCGCTCAAGCTCAACACCTCGGGCGTGATTCCGCCGATCTTCGCCTCGTCGCTGCTGCTGCTGCCGGCCACGGTCGCGAACTTCAACGCCGGCAAGGGTCCTGAATGGTTCCAGTGGCTGAACACGCAGCTCAGCCATGGCCGTCCGCTGTTCCTGTTCCTCTATCTGGCGCTGATCGTGTTCTTCGCCTTCTTCTACACCGCGATCGTGTTCAACCCGACCGAAACCGCCGACAATCTGAAGAAGCATGGCGGCTTCATCCCCGGCATCCGCCCGGGCGAGCGCACCGCCGAATATATCGATTACGTGCTGTCGCGCATTACCGTGCTCGGCGCGCTCTATCTGGCGATCGTCTGTCTGATTCCGGAAATCCTGATTTCCTACGCGTCGGTGCCGTTCTACTTCGGCGGCACCTCGCTTCTGATCGTCGTCAGCGTGACCATGGATACGGTCGCGCAGGTGCAGGGTTATCTCCTAGCCCATCAGTATGAGGGGCTGATCAGGAAGTCCAAATTGAGGGGCCGCCGCCGCTAA
- the rpsE gene encoding 30S ribosomal protein S5 produces MAGERERGGRERSRDREERDSEFVDKLVHINRVAKVVKGGKRFGFAALVVIGDQKGRVGFGHGKAREVPEAIRKATESAKRNLTRVALREGRTLHHDIAGRHGAGRVYLRAAPAGTGIIAGGPMRAVFETLGIQDVVAKSIGSSNPYNMVRATFDALKHQDSPRSVAARRNIKVSTLQSRRVGGDAEVVAE; encoded by the coding sequence ATGGCAGGTGAACGCGAACGCGGCGGACGCGAACGGAGCAGGGATCGCGAGGAGCGCGACAGCGAGTTCGTCGACAAGCTCGTCCACATCAATCGCGTGGCGAAAGTCGTCAAGGGCGGCAAGCGCTTCGGCTTTGCGGCGCTGGTCGTGATCGGCGACCAGAAGGGCCGGGTCGGTTTCGGCCACGGCAAGGCGCGCGAAGTGCCCGAAGCGATCCGCAAGGCGACCGAGTCGGCCAAGCGCAATCTGACGCGCGTCGCATTGCGCGAAGGCCGCACGCTGCACCACGACATCGCCGGCCGCCACGGCGCCGGCCGCGTCTACTTGCGCGCGGCTCCGGCCGGTACCGGCATCATCGCCGGCGGCCCGATGCGCGCGGTGTTCGAAACGCTCGGCATCCAGGACGTGGTGGCGAAGTCGATCGGCTCGTCGAATCCCTACAACATGGTTCGCGCCACCTTCGACGCGCTGAAGCATCAGGATTCGCCGCGTTCGGTGGCGGCACGCCGCAACATCAAGGTGTCCACGCTGCAGTCGCGCCGCGTCGGCGGCGATGCCGAAGTGGTGGCTGAATAA
- the rplV gene encoding 50S ribosomal protein L22, whose translation MSKPKRERVLADNEAKAVARMLRVSPQKLNLVAQLIRGRKAAAALADLQFSRKRIAVDVKKCLESAIANAENNHDLEVDDLVVAEAHVGNGIVMKRFSPRGRGRSGRVYKPFSHLTIVVRQVEAEASA comes from the coding sequence ATGAGCAAACCAAAGCGCGAACGTGTCCTTGCGGACAACGAGGCCAAGGCAGTTGCCCGGATGCTGCGCGTCAGCCCGCAGAAGCTCAATCTTGTCGCGCAGCTGATCCGCGGCCGGAAGGCGGCTGCTGCGCTCGCCGACCTGCAGTTCTCGCGCAAGCGGATCGCGGTCGACGTCAAGAAGTGCCTGGAATCGGCGATCGCGAACGCCGAGAACAACCACGACCTCGAAGTCGACGATCTCGTCGTCGCCGAGGCGCATGTCGGCAACGGCATCGTGATGAAGCGTTTTTCGCCGCGCGGCCGTGGCCGTTCGGGGCGTGTGTATAAACCGTTCTCGCACCTGACCATCGTGGTTCGTCAGGTCGAGGCCGAGGCAAGCGCTTAA
- the rpmD gene encoding 50S ribosomal protein L30 produces the protein MAKAAKTIKVEQTGSAIRRHHSQRSTLIGLKLNKIGRVAELQDTPEVRGMISKVQHLVRVVGEK, from the coding sequence ATGGCCAAGGCCGCAAAGACGATCAAGGTCGAGCAGACCGGCAGCGCGATCCGCCGCCACCACTCGCAGCGTTCGACGCTGATCGGCCTCAAGCTCAACAAGATCGGCCGGGTTGCCGAGCTTCAGGATACGCCTGAGGTTCGCGGCATGATCAGCAAGGTTCAACATCTCGTCCGCGTCGTCGGCGAGAAGTAA
- the rplN gene encoding 50S ribosomal protein L14, with amino-acid sequence MIQMQTNLDVADNSGARRVMCIKVLGGSKRRYATVGDVIVVSIKEAIPRGKVKKGDVMKAVVVRVRKDIRRADGSVIRFDRNAAVLINNQSEPVGTRIFGPVPRELRAKNHMKIISLAPEVL; translated from the coding sequence ATGATTCAGATGCAGACCAACCTCGACGTGGCCGACAATTCAGGCGCACGCCGTGTCATGTGCATCAAGGTGCTTGGGGGCTCCAAGCGCCGCTATGCCACCGTGGGCGACGTTATCGTCGTGTCGATCAAGGAAGCGATTCCGCGCGGCAAGGTGAAGAAGGGCGATGTGATGAAGGCCGTCGTGGTGCGGGTCCGCAAGGACATCCGCCGCGCCGACGGCTCGGTCATCCGCTTCGACCGCAACGCCGCCGTGTTGATCAACAACCAGTCGGAGCCGGTCGGCACCCGTATCTTCGGGCCCGTGCCGCGCGAGCTGCGCGCCAAGAACCACATGAAGATCATTTCGCTTGCGCCGGAGGTGCTGTGA
- the rplX gene encoding 50S ribosomal protein L24: MAAKIRKGDKVIVLNGRDKGRTGEVFEVRPAENKALVRGVNLVKRHQKQTQNQEGGIISKESPIHLSNIAYVGKDGKPTRVGFKIQADGKKVRIAKSSGAEIDG; the protein is encoded by the coding sequence ATGGCTGCCAAGATCCGGAAAGGTGACAAGGTCATCGTGCTGAACGGCCGCGACAAGGGCCGCACCGGCGAAGTATTCGAGGTCCGCCCCGCCGAGAACAAGGCGCTGGTGCGCGGCGTCAACCTGGTGAAGCGTCACCAGAAGCAGACCCAGAACCAGGAAGGCGGCATTATCTCCAAGGAGTCGCCGATCCACCTGTCCAACATCGCCTATGTCGGCAAGGACGGAAAGCCGACCCGCGTGGGCTTCAAGATTCAGGCTGATGGCAAGAAGGTACGCATTGCCAAGAGCTCGGGAGCAGAGATCGATGGCTGA
- the rpsQ gene encoding 30S ribosomal protein S17 — MPKRTLQGVVVSDKQAKTVVVRVDRRFTHPIYKKTIRRSKNYHAHDENSEFKPGDMVWIEESKPISKLKRWTVVRGEQKKTA; from the coding sequence ATGCCGAAACGTACCCTTCAGGGCGTGGTCGTGAGCGACAAGCAAGCCAAGACGGTGGTGGTGCGCGTCGATCGCCGCTTCACCCATCCGATCTACAAGAAGACGATCCGCCGCTCCAAGAACTACCACGCGCACGACGAGAACAGCGAGTTCAAGCCGGGCGACATGGTGTGGATCGAGGAGAGCAAGCCGATCTCCAAGTTGAAGCGCTGGACCGTGGTCCGGGGCGAACAGAAGAAAACCGCCTGA
- the rpmC gene encoding 50S ribosomal protein L29 yields MAPMKVEDIRAMSDDQRDDAVLNLKKERFNLRFQRATGQLENTSRLREARRDIARIKTIAAQTRAKKK; encoded by the coding sequence ATGGCCCCGATGAAAGTTGAAGACATCCGCGCGATGAGCGACGACCAGAGGGACGACGCCGTCCTCAATCTGAAGAAGGAACGTTTCAACCTGCGTTTCCAGCGTGCCACCGGGCAGCTCGAGAACACCTCGCGGCTGCGCGAAGCCCGCCGCGACATCGCCCGCATCAAGACCATCGCCGCGCAAACGCGCGCGAAGAAGAAGTAA
- the rpsS gene encoding 30S ribosomal protein S19, producing MVRSVWKGPFVEASLLKKADAARASGRHDVIKIWSRRSTILPQFVGLTFGVYNGQKHVPVSINEEMVGHKFGEFSPTRTFHGHSGDKKAKKA from the coding sequence ATGGTACGTTCAGTCTGGAAAGGCCCGTTCGTCGAAGCCTCTCTGCTCAAGAAGGCAGATGCTGCGCGTGCGTCCGGCCGTCACGACGTCATCAAGATCTGGAGCCGCCGCTCGACCATCCTGCCGCAGTTCGTCGGCCTGACGTTCGGCGTCTACAACGGCCAGAAGCATGTGCCGGTATCGATCAACGAGGAAATGGTGGGTCACAAGTTCGGCGAGTTCTCGCCGACCCGTACCTTCCATGGCCATTCTGGCGACAAGAAAGCCAAGAAGGCTTGA